The Candidatus Thiothrix anitrata genome includes the window ATGCTTATCACTTAAAAAGCATGGGAACTATTCTCACCAAAACTGAGCTGGAATCCAGCACTTTAGACCCGACCAAAGTCAGGGTCAGCACTTACAATGCCTATGACTGGAAATGCAACAAACTGGTTGCTGATGCTTACGCTGTTGGTGGTGCAGTGGGATTAAGTATTGGTAAAAATTTAGACGGAGTAAAAACTAAAGGTAATGGCTATCCCGCTGCTTACGATTGCAACAACAATACCTGTTATTTATGGGCTCCGCAGGCCAATATACTGGCAAAACAAAATTATAACCTCAGAAGCCTCACCAATGCCAAACCGCTACGCAAAACCGGTGACTTGATGGCGCAACCAGAAGTTGGCGATATTATTTGCTTCCCCTCAGAAGGCGGCTTAGGGCATTCCTCACTTTATCTCGGTAAAAAATTAATCATTAGTGCCAAAGAATCGGGAATTGACATCGAAGCAGAAGAATATGAAACCGAAGGGCACGACGGCAAGGCAAGAATCCGCAAATTTACCGGTTCCGGCAGGTAATGAATCTCACACTAACGGCTTAAGATCATCGCATGCCAATGCTGCACGGCATTGGTGTAGGGATTTGCCGTTCGGCAAGACAAGGCAAGGCGCAAGGTCAAGCAACGGTAAGATCACGAACGAACGCTCACAAATTCCCGGATGCGGTACACATAAGTCCATGTCCGTGATTATGGCATCAGCATACAGCAACAAGTCTAAGTCCAGAGTTCGCGCCCCCCAGCGCAATGCTGCGTCACGTACCCTCCCGTGCGCACGCTCAACCACAAACAACATTTGTAACACCGCATGTGCATCCAATACGGTATCAACCGCAGCAACCGCATTGATGTAATCCGGCTGATCCTTCGGCCCCATCGGTTTACTGCTGTAAAAGCGTGATACGCCGCGTAGCGTGATACCCTGACAACCTGCAAGCTGAGCAAGTGCGGAATGCAGGTTAGCCAACGGATCACCAAGATTACTGCCCAACCCAATAAAACAGCGTACCGCACTCATTCTGATGCAACGCTCACCTTAACAGCACTGCCTTTACGACGACGTTTTTTGCGGCGCGGCTGGCCTTTTGGTGGCTGCATGGCTTTGCACAGATCGACGCGTTCATCAGGCGTGGCGTGCTGAAACGTCGTCCACCAGTCGCATTCATCTTGCAGGTCTTCACCGGCTTGCGCTCGCAAGCACAGAAAATCATACGCTGCCCGAAACCGTGGATTCCCCAACAAAGTGCTGGCACGACGTAAATCATGATGACGAAAACGGGTTTGTAATGCCCAAATCTCACGCGTGATATTGCTATAACGGCGCGGCACAGCCGTAAAATCAACTTGATCACGTAACGCATCGGTAGCCGCTATTTGCAGTGCCTGCATTTCCGGGCAACCACGCCCTTGCTCTAACTCAGATGCTTGGTAAACCTTGTACCACAGCAACACCGCATACAAAAACGCAGGCATCACCGAACGTCCCTCAGCAATCCGCTCATCGGTATTGCTTAAGGACAGTTCCAGCATACGTGAAAAATTACCGGTTGCATCTTCCTCAAGGCTTGCTGCGGTTAACGGCAATAAATGCGGCAATACACCGTATTCACGCAGCAATCGGTAAGTCGCCAAACCGTGACCGCTATGCAATAACTTAATAATTTCATCAAACAAACGCGCTGAGGAAATGCCCTCAAGCAAAATCGCCAGCGGGGCGATTAGGTCACGCACACTCGGCTCTAGCTCAAATTTAAGTTTGGCCGCAAACCGCAATGCCCGGAGTAAGCGCACTGGATCTTCACGAAAACGTTGCTCAGGGTCACCCAGTAACCGCACCCGCCCGTTACGCAAATCATCCAAACCGCCGACACAATCCAGCAACTCACCATTGGATGGATTATAAAACAGTGCATTAATGGTAAAATCACGCCGCCATACATCCTCCTCCAGCGTGCCATAAACGTTATCGTGAATAATGCGTCCAGCATCGTTCACTTTACCGCCATCGTCGCTATCATCATGCGGAGCGCGGAAAGTAGCCACTTCCAGATAATCGCGCCCAAAGTAAATGTGTGCCAGCCGGAAACGCCGCCCGATTAAACGGCATGAGCTGAATAATTTACGGATTTCTTCCGGGCGGGCACTGGTGGCAATGTCAAAGTCTTTAGGGGTCAAATTCAGCAGGAGGTCACGCACGCAACCACCCACCAAGTACGCTTCATAGCCTGCTTTTTGCAAACGCCGAATCACGTCTTTAGCGCGACCACAAACTTTATCGGGATGAATTACAAATTCCATTTCAGACACGGTTATGCCGTAACTCCGGGAAGAAAAGTGGTAATAATACCACTACACAAGCTCAACACATACCCTATATGCAACTTTTTTACAACACTTCACAACAAGGTTTTTGCCATGACAATCGCATCTTCGCGCCCCACTAAGGCTGGGTAATAACCTTTGCGCACCCCGATCTCATTAAAACCGGTATTGAGGTACAAACGGATTGCGGAAAAATTACTTTGACGCACTTCCAAAAAACACATTGTCGCGTTGGCAGCGCGGGCAATGCGTTCTAAAGTGCTTAACAAACGGCTCCCCAAACCCTTGCCTTGACGTGCAGGGTCGATGCAAATATTCAGCAAATGCATTTCATCCAGCACGAACATCATCGCTGCATAACCTGTCAACACGCCGTTTTCTTCATAAATCCAGCACGAATAATGGTGTTTGAGGCAATCCGCAAAAATACGTGCTGTCCAAGGAAACGGGAACGCACGCGCCTCAATCGCCATAATCGCCGCGAGGTCGGCTTCCGTCATCGGACGTAACGGCAAAAAATCAGGATCAGTTAACATGAGTAGCCAATATTTCGCGGGCAAACTGCAAATCTTCCCACGCCTTGCGCTTATCGGCGGGTTGGCGCAGTAAATACGCAGGGTGATAAGTAACCACAACGGGTGTGCCGCTGACGGGTGCTCGGTGTTGCTTGCCGCGTAACCGCGCTAACGGCGCATCGGTGTGTAACAGATTTTGCGCAGCAATCCGCCCGACAACCAAAATCAGGGTGGGATTCACCAATTCAATCTGGCGTTCTAAATAGCCCCGGCAATTCGCGGCTTCGTCGACTTTCGGATCGCGGTTATTCGGTGGGCGACATTTCAGCACATTAGCGATGTACACCGATTCACGCGGCAAACCGATAGCTGCCAGCATATTATTCAGTAACTGCCCTGCCCGCCCGACAAAAGGCTCACCGCGTCGGTCTTCATCCGCACCGGGAGCCTCACCAATAATCATCCAACGCGCTTGCACATCGCCCGCGCCAAACACCGCTTGGGTGCGAGTTTTGGCTAGAGCGCAGCGAGTGCAGGATTGGACGGTGGCGCGGAGGTCTTGCCATGAGAGATGGGAGCAAGAAGCCCCCCCCATCCCCAACCCGTCCCAGCAGCTTAAACGCGGCGCTTCGCCCCCCGCAAGGGGGGAAGGGAGCAGAATAGGAGAAGGTAGCAATTCTTGTTCCTTCCCCCCTTGCGGGGGAAGGTTAGGAAGGGGGGATTCTTCGGCGGAGCCGTAGGTATCTTTAGGCATCCACACCGGAATCCCCATCACCTGCATATACCGCTGGCGTAACCCCGCATCCACCTTAGTTACACCCCTTGATGGTGTTGCGGGTGATCCCGCAGGCTTTGGCTGGCGAGTTTATTCCAAGCATCCACGTAAGCTTTTGCGGAAGCCACCACAATGTCAGTGTCCGCACCATGCCCGTGGATAATGCGTCCGGCTTTTTCCAAACGCACCGTGACTTCGCCTTGTGCATCCGTGCCGCTGGTGATGTTGTTGACCGAATACAGGGTCAAATTGGCCGACTCGCCGACCACGGATTCAATGCATTTAAACACCGCATCCACTGGACCGCCGCCGATAGCCGTGGCTGTATTTTCCACGCCATTGGCTCTTAACGTCACCCGCGCTTCTGGGGCTTCGCCCGTGGTCGAACACACGTGAGAAGACACCAATTCGTAAATCGCATCGGCTTGACCTGAACGTGCGTCCATCATCAACACCATCAAATCTTCGTCGAAAATGTCGTGTTTACGGTCAGCTAAATCCTTAAAGCGCGTAAACGCAAGGTTGAGTTCCGCCTCGGAAGCCAATTCAATCCCCAAATCCTGCAAGCGGGTTTTCAAGGCATTACGCCCGGAATGCTTGCCGAGGACGATTTTGTTATCGCTCCAACCCACGTCTTGCGCACGCATAATTTCGTAAGTTTCGCGGTGTTTTAATACGCCATCCTGGTGAATCCCGGATTCGTGGGCAAACGCATTCGCACCCACAATCGCTTTATTAGGTTGCACCGGAAAGCCCGTAACGCTGGAAACCAAGCGCGAAGTCGGCACAATGTGCGTGGTATCAATACGCGTTTCAACCGGAAATACGTCGGCACGGGTACGCACCGCCATCACGATTTCTTCCAACGAAGCATTGCCAGCGCGTTCGCCCAAGCCGTTGATGGTACATTCTACCTGACGTGCGCCTTGCATCACCGCTGCCAAGGAATTACCCACTGCCAAGCCGAGGTCATTGTGGCAATGCACCGAGAAAATTGCTTTGTCGGCATTCGGGATGGTTTGAATTAATCTGCCAACAATATCACCAAACACCGATGGGATCTGATACCCAACCGTGTCTGGAATATTGATGGTTCGCGCCCCCGCATCAATCGCAGCTTCAATCACGCGGCATAAAAACTCGAACTCAGAACGCCCCGCATCTTCGCAGGAAAATTCCACATCGTCGGTGTAATTACGCGCTCGTTTCACTGCATAAACAGCCTGCTCCACCACCTGATCGGGGGTCATGCGCAATTTGTTTTGCATGTGAATCGGTGACGTTGCAATGAACGTGTGAATACGCCCGGAATTGGCGGCTTTAATCGCTTCCGCCGCACGGTCAATATCTTTATCCA containing:
- the folK gene encoding 2-amino-4-hydroxy-6-hydroxymethyldihydropteridine diphosphokinase → MSAVRCFIGLGSNLGDPLANLHSALAQLAGCQGITLRGVSRFYSSKPMGPKDQPDYINAVAAVDTVLDAHAVLQMLFVVERAHGRVRDAALRWGARTLDLDLLLYADAIITDMDLCVPHPGICERSFVILPLLDLAPCLVLPNGKSLHQCRAALACDDLKPLV
- the pcnB gene encoding polynucleotide adenylyltransferase PcnB, with amino-acid sequence MEFVIHPDKVCGRAKDVIRRLQKAGYEAYLVGGCVRDLLLNLTPKDFDIATSARPEEIRKLFSSCRLIGRRFRLAHIYFGRDYLEVATFRAPHDDSDDGGKVNDAGRIIHDNVYGTLEEDVWRRDFTINALFYNPSNGELLDCVGGLDDLRNGRVRLLGDPEQRFREDPVRLLRALRFAAKLKFELEPSVRDLIAPLAILLEGISSARLFDEIIKLLHSGHGLATYRLLREYGVLPHLLPLTAASLEEDATGNFSRMLELSLSNTDERIAEGRSVMPAFLYAVLLWYKVYQASELEQGRGCPEMQALQIAATDALRDQVDFTAVPRRYSNITREIWALQTRFRHHDLRRASTLLGNPRFRAAYDFLCLRAQAGEDLQDECDWWTTFQHATPDERVDLCKAMQPPKGQPRRKKRRRKGSAVKVSVASE
- the rimI gene encoding ribosomal protein S18-alanine N-acetyltransferase; protein product: MLTDPDFLPLRPMTEADLAAIMAIEARAFPFPWTARIFADCLKHHYSCWIYEENGVLTGYAAMMFVLDEMHLLNICIDPARQGKGLGSRLLSTLERIARAANATMCFLEVRQSNFSAIRLYLNTGFNEIGVRKGYYPALVGREDAIVMAKTLL
- a CDS encoding uracil-DNA glycosylase, encoding MDAGLRQRYMQVMGIPVWMPKDTYGSAEESPLPNLPPQGGKEQELLPSPILLPSPLAGGEAPRLSCWDGLGMGGASCSHLSWQDLRATVQSCTRCALAKTRTQAVFGAGDVQARWMIIGEAPGADEDRRGEPFVGRAGQLLNNMLAAIGLPRESVYIANVLKCRPPNNRDPKVDEAANCRGYLERQIELVNPTLILVVGRIAAQNLLHTDAPLARLRGKQHRAPVSGTPVVVTYHPAYLLRQPADKRKAWEDLQFAREILATHVN
- a CDS encoding 2-isopropylmalate synthase encodes the protein MSKQRLIIFDTTLRDGEQSPGASMTQEEKIRIALMLEKMRVDVIEAGFPIASPGDFESVKAIAGIVKDSTVCGLARALDKDIDRAAEAIKAANSGRIHTFIATSPIHMQNKLRMTPDQVVEQAVYAVKRARNYTDDVEFSCEDAGRSEFEFLCRVIEAAIDAGARTINIPDTVGYQIPSVFGDIVGRLIQTIPNADKAIFSVHCHNDLGLAVGNSLAAVMQGARQVECTINGLGERAGNASLEEIVMAVRTRADVFPVETRIDTTHIVPTSRLVSSVTGFPVQPNKAIVGANAFAHESGIHQDGVLKHRETYEIMRAQDVGWSDNKIVLGKHSGRNALKTRLQDLGIELASEAELNLAFTRFKDLADRKHDIFDEDLMVLMMDARSGQADAIYELVSSHVCSTTGEAPEARVTLRANGVENTATAIGGGPVDAVFKCIESVVGESANLTLYSVNNITSGTDAQGEVTVRLEKAGRIIHGHGADTDIVVASAKAYVDAWNKLASQSLRDHPQHHQGV